The DNA region TCGCCATTCCTTGGCAAGCTCCACAGCTGAACGCAGCAGATTACCCTTATACTGCTTAAGCCGTTCCTCGAATTTTTCTGTGAGAGTAAAAGCATCTGCTGTTGCTCCGGCAAACCCTACCACGACCTTGTCATCATATAGCCTTCTGATCTTACGGGCAGTGGCTTTCATCACAGTATTTCCCAATGTGACCTGCCCATCTCCGCCGATAGCTATCTTGCCATTATGCTTGATGCCGATTATTGTTGTTCCGTGCATTGATTCCATAGTTTTCCTGATGTTTATTGTTTTTTGAGTTTTTCACTCATTTCCTGTTTGGCTTCATGGTATTCTGTTTCGGTATTCACTTCCCAGATATTGGTTTTATCTTTGATACCTTTGGCAATATTATCAACTGCTGTCATGGAAGTCAGCATGGAATGATCTTGATTGTTATAGCGATGCAGACCATTTCTTCCCACCATATACAGATTATCAATAGTATCCACAAAATCTCTAATGTGATCAAACTGATTATAACTGCCAAAATAGGCCGGATAGGTCTTAGCGGTGCGGATAACAACCGAATCTAGGACATCTTCCCGATCAATGATACCGATCTTCACCATTTCATCAATACCCAGTTGTGCCATTTTTGTGTCTTCCCAGCTCCACATTTCATCTGTCTCATTAAGGAAGTATTCCAGTCCGATCCAAACGTTATCTTTGTCTGCCACCATATATGGGCTCCAGTTATTGAATACCTGCACTCTGCCTACGATAACATCGCGTTCCTGAATATATATCCAGTTATCGGGAACGATATCATTCACTGTCTTAAAAGTACCCTTGTTTTTCACCTTCAATTTCTTCAGGAGTAAGCCTACAGTGATGAAATCACGATAGATCAATCCCTCAGCGACTTCTTTCACTTTAGCAGGAACAGGCTCTCCCATTCCCAGGATCAGGTCTTTCACTGGCATTGTGGAAAAGTATATATCTCCAGTGACTACTTCTTTTTCACCTGTATCCGTATCGGTTATCTCAGCACCAGTGATCTTGCCATTATCATAAATGAAACCAGTACAGGTCTTTTTCATATAGAGCTCGGCACCATCTTTCTGCACCATTTCAGCAACGGTTTCCCACATTTGACCTGGTCCATATTTCGGATAAGTGAATTGCTCGATCAAGGATG from Candidatus Stygibacter australis includes:
- the hslV gene encoding ATP-dependent protease subunit HslV, with amino-acid sequence MESMHGTTIIGIKHNGKIAIGGDGQVTLGNTVMKATARKIRRLYDDKVVVGFAGATADAFTLTEKFEERLKQYKGNLLRSAVELAKEWRSDKMLRHLEAMMIVGDKENLLVLTGNGDVLEPDDGVVAIGSGGNFALAAAKALVKFSDLSAKEIAEESLQIASGICIYTNSSIIVEEI
- a CDS encoding NAD(P)/FAD-dependent oxidoreductase → VLLIRNRVSRIFFLRRFFSYPISLNMETILNLGIIRCIKIGITYFWIRIFPIRKEKSLADFYINRFGKELYNTFFRDYTTKVWGVTPDHISPEWGAQRVKGLSISKAILHAVRSIFKKDKSIGQKGTETSLIEQFTYPKYGPGQMWETVAEMVQKDGAELYMKKTCTGFIYDNGKITGAEITDTDTGEKEVVTGDIYFSTMPVKDLILGMGEPVPAKVKEVAEGLIYRDFITVGLLLKKLKVKNKGTFKTVNDIVPDNWIYIQERDVIVGRVQVFNNWSPYMVADKDNVWIGLEYFLNETDEMWSWEDTKMAQLGIDEMVKIGIIDREDVLDSVVIRTAKTYPAYFGSYNQFDHIRDFVDTIDNLYMVGRNGLHRYNNQDHSMLTSMTAVDNIAKGIKDKTNIWEVNTETEYHEAKQEMSEKLKKQ